The following is a genomic window from Labrus bergylta chromosome 2, fLabBer1.1, whole genome shotgun sequence.
CTGAGTGACAAAGCATTGCTTGActacatttaaagtgttttttttttcaaattcagaCTTTGGCAATGTATTTAGTGCAAAGGCGGTACAATCAACGATACAATCAGTCTTCATTGCACAGCCAATGGCAGCTGAATCCAGAAGTACTCTTCTGCTGACATGAGAAAGACGTCTTTTGTTTCAATGAACACCTCATGATGGGATGGGCATTCTTTTCAAAGAGTAATTagttttggattttttaaaacacaagagacTTTGTATGTGCATGTACAGTATCAGCAATTTGAAAATCACCCAAATGATGAAGATATCTGAAAAATCCCTTAATTGTACTTCTCTAGAGAAAGAAATTCCACACGTTGCAGCCAACATTACaaagtctctctctgtgttttcctgGGACTTTTCTTTCCTTCAGAGTCATCAGACCTGTAGAAGATGGTCATATCAGACACATCAACATGTCACATCAGTGTTATCTCTACCATCCTTCTGATATGTTTGATCTCAGTCGAGCTGAGATACAGATCAGCAGCAGGCCACATTCCAGCTGCAGCCCTGCTGTTCCATGTAACCATGACGTCCAACCCATCTGCTCTTTGTGGCTGTTAgcaaggaggaggggggaggggggcggggtgGAGGGCttcttgctgtgtgtgtgtgtgtgtgtgtgtgtgtgataaggCTCAACACCGGGACTCTTGATTCTCGGCTTCCTTGGTATGTTTGATTACATGCATTATGTAGCCTGAAGGTAGATGGGATGGGGGATTAAGTAAAGGTCTTCAGCAGCTCGTCAGGACTGCTATCTCTACCGTTTGAGAACACCTTCAAGAGATCCACGAAGAAGGTCCACTGTAGGCTCCGCCCCTCCTTGATCCTCTCCACACACGACAAATCTTTACATTCAAAACCATGACGAGTCAgtgaagacagaaagacaacCACAAACAACTCTACGAGCTGCTGAATGTCAGCACTCCGATTGACATCCTGTTGTTGCATCAGATCAGATCTGAACCTAATATGTTCTGCATACAGACCTGATGAGGCTTGATTTATTAATTTCCAGAATCAACATCAATAGTCAGAATTTCATCTCCTTCCAACGTGTTCGTCCTCCTACCACTGGCAAAACCTGTTCATGTTAGGTCCATGTCATAGTTAGCCAGATTGCATTTTCTATTCTGGGCGTCTTAATGTCTCATTTGTCTGCCATCCTTCACAACGCCACATTTCATCATGTGTATGTTCTATTATAATTTATGATGTACTTTGTTCAGGACATCCTGTTCCACACCACTCCTCACTGTTAGtcccccccccaaacacctCATCCTGCCCCAAAGCCCCTAAATACCCCCCTCACATGTGTTCCAAATTAGCTCCTTCACTTATCGCTGTCTTAACAACTTCTCACAGTTTTTGAGTGATCAGATTTAGGGAAATGATCGAGAAGGTTAATGATACAGAGAACGTTCAGACGCTTCACTGACTTGGTTTGAAATGAGTGACCAAAGGGACAGCACACTTAAGACTACTTCAGGTGCTGGATGGGAAAGATCAAGTTGAAACATCTCTTAACTGTATGACACAGTTTCATCCATGTTTGAGGCTGCACATTTAGGCCTGAGAGGGCTTTCCAAGGGAGAGCTCTCGTTCAGGCGATGCGGtcagagagaaaggagagactGTAAACAAATCGGTCGTGTGGTTTTCGCTTGCTGCCTCCTCTCATCAGAGCTGCTGAATAAAATCATACACAAGACGTCTCGGCTCCACGTCCCGCTGCCTGTTACACCTCCACTTTCACACAATGAGAGTTAGAGCTTAAAAATCTTTTGGATTAGCCAGCAGCGCCTGGCTCGCGCTTAAGCCTCACCGCCCCCATGATCTCAATTAAAAAGTTGTGCCTTcagcaaggtttttttttttttgcacccaCTATGTTTCCCCCGGAGTGTGAAGTAGTGGAGAAACGTTTTCTAAATGctccactttttcttttctgtgtttcttccccctCTGCAGATTGCAGATGTTCCAGCTGACCAGCGTACTTGCCTTATCTGTGGAGACCGCGCCACAGGCCTGCACTATGGCATCATTTCCTGCGAGGGCTGCAAGGGCTTCTTCAAGCGCAGCATCTGCAACAAGCGCGTGTACCGCTGCAGCCGCGACAAGAACTGCGAGATGTCGCGCAAGCAGCGCAACCGCTGCCAGTACTGCCGNNNNNNNNNNNNNNNNNNNNNNNNNNNNNNNNNNNNNNNNNNNNNNNNNNNNNNNNNNNNNNNNNNNNNNNNNNNNNNNNNNNNNNNNNNNNNNNNNNNNNNNNNNNNNNNNNNNNNNNNNNNNNNNNNNNNNNNNNNNNNNNNNNNNNNNNNNNNNNNNNNNNNNNNNNNNNNNNNNNNNNNNNNNNNNNNNNNNNNNNGAGAAGCATGGAATGAGAGTGGACCCTGACCAGCTGAAACTCGCCGTATAAGGCAGTGTAATCATATAGCTGCTGATTATTTCCCCATTCAGCGCCGGCTCCATTATGAACACTAGCCAGAGAACAAATGGTCAGGAAATTGCGTGACATGAAGCTAAGTGCCGCTGAGCCTCCCAttcagggggaggagagagCTGGTCAATTAATTCCAGCTCATTTCAGCAAAGTCAGGACACAGAAAGGCCCAGCTTTAATGAAAGGAGAGACCTCTGTTTCATAACATGGACTGAATTACGGTTTCAGTGTACATGGGGGTGTGATGGAAATGAAAGGGAGTTGACCCGAGCCACACATACAAAACACCTACATTTGCCTGCATGCTAATAGCTTTTCTAAATggcttttgtctgtgtgttaccAGCACAGACCCTGCAGagattctttttattttcagtgtttgtatcAGCTAatcagctacacacacacacacacacacacacacacacacacacacacacacacacacacacacacacacacacacatacacacacactcctccccTGTTTGCCTGCCTTCTTTCATTCTGTGGCTCCCTGTTTCATTGTGTCATTGCGTCCTTGCTTGTTTTTAGTGAAAAGCAGCTAGTCATTGCTAATCAAGTGAGTTGaatcaaactgtgtgtgtgtttatttttttattttttttaacaagtccttctgtgtgtttcagatcacagaggaggagatagAGCGGATCATGTCGGGGCAGGAGTTCAAGGAGGACGCCCCGGAGCACACCTGGGGCAACAACGGCGACGGCTACCACAGCTCGCCCAGCAACGGCGTCTCGGAGGGCAACCAGCCGTCACCCGCCTCCACCCTGTCATCCAAGTGAGTCGTGAACCCCCCGCCCTCTCTCCACCCACAGCGCCTCCACTCGCTCCAAACGTTTGAGATAATGTGTCGGCCCTGACAGTCTTGCACTGCGTTCCCGTCTCACCCAGACTTTTAGTGAAGGTATTCAGTGAGGGGAAGAATGCCTGAATGTGCAGCTCCTCAGGCTCGCTGATGATGATAAGCAAACACTCGCCAGCGCTATCTGCTGTGCATACTATGGAGACGAGCGCATTGTCTACCTGCACTCCTCAAGGACAAACATTGTCTGAGTACTCGCGTGACGCATTTATTTTAGtgttacacagaaaaaaaaaaatgtttcacagcCCAAAAAGCTATGCAGAGAAATACTCGTATTATCAAATGATATCTGAGCAGAAATGAACAACAATGACAGAAAACCTTTTCAGTGTGGAGTGTCTGCGCCGTGCTCCCCTAGATACAGGGGTCAAGGGAGAAGTGTTTCTGTCCAGTGAAAAACATATTGATTGAATGAACACGGTTAAGTTTATGTCACGCACTGTAAGGACCCGTTCCTCTGACCAGAAGTACATTTATTGCTGCGATCAAATAATGTGTCGCTTCAGtattggaaaataaaaactggCTATGAGACGAGACATAACTAAATCAGCCGGGAAAAAACAGGTGATTTTTCTGAAAGTGTAACACTTAACAGCGTCACAgataggaaaacaaaaacatatgaCAAACCGCATTGTCAATTTCAGCTAACTCTTAACTCAGTGAACAGACAATCTGATCAGTCGTAGCAACTAAAGGTGGGCAAAAAGATCAATATCtgtaaaaaaatcaagattcttatctttctgagattttaaatagattcaaaatcaggctaatcagtcactcccgtctaagtgctaatgctagctctttaaatcagtagaatgccaaatagagggaaattcagccagtctcacagatgactggagtagatcctgaagtatgtaccaattcaaaaatagattttgatTCCATGAATCCGGAATCGTTTTGAATccaaaaatagattctcaatcaaccttgaccccaagaatcaaatcgtgagacacccaaagattacTCGaagggctggcaggaaaagttctgggtaaagtcagagtgaaacattCATCAGtttatgttcacacacacacagctcacccTGAACTTCAGGACGTTTTCAGGGTTTTTGTTTCTTAAGTGTGAAAGCACAGTGACAGTCAAAATCTACAGTTTCAGGAGCTCAATGATGCAAAGTGATACAGCTTGTCTAAACGTCAGGGACAGAGTCAAACACAGGACACTCACAAGAGTTCTACAGAGGGAAAAGTCCTCggatgctttaaaaaagatatCAAATCTTACTCTTAGTAACGCGGTCACTGAGTGTGTTTTCCATTtattgtggggaaaaaaaccaTGTAATCCAACTGAGTGTAATCTTTGACCGTCTGTGCTTTCCAGTCGCTCTGTGGAGTGGAACGGCTACACGGCGGCCCTCAGGGACCAGTACATCAACACCTCCATGTCCACACACTACCAGCTGCTGCCTCACCTGTTCACCTACCCCGCTCAGTCTGGCCTGCTCGCCCCCCAGCCCCGCAGCATCTACCCACAGTCCCACCCACTGGTGCTGCAGCTGGTGGCCGCTGAGGACCTGGCCCCCCTGGCGACCCCCATGCTCATAGAGGACGGGTGAGCTgctgcataaaaacaaacagctcatCATATTGTAACCATGTTCCAGGTGATCCGGAGTGAACCTGACAgtttcctcctgtgtgtgtgtgtgtgtgtgtggcaggtaCAAAGTGACACAGGTGGAGCTCTTTGCCCTGCTGTGTCGCCTGGCAGACGAGCTGCTCTTCCGCCAGATCTCCTGGATCAAGAAGCTGCCGTTCTTCTGCGAGCTCTCCATCGAGGACTACACCTGCCTGCTCAGCTCCACCTGGCAGGAGCTCATCCTGCTCTCCTGCCTGACTATCTACAGCGCGCAGATCTTCGGAGACCTGGCCAACGTCACCACAGCCAAGTACACGCCGTCGGACGATGAGCTGCAGGGGTGAGTGGAGTGGCAGAGAcccagagaggggaaaaaaaaatgtgtcaggaaAACGACTGTCGGCAAGCTCATGCCAACAGTAGAGAGAGACGTTTAGGAGAAATAGAGAAAAATACACTCACACCTAACCGTCTACTTCCACTttaaaaccaattaaaaagaagaacTGCGGTAGAAGCGTGACCATAACACTACTGCTACTTAATGTTTATCTCTGCACTGATACACTCTCAACTTAGAGTGGTTGCACATTAAGGACTCAGGCTCAGATCCGAGGACtttgaccccaaagtccggttcattcggtcagtgtgaacacaaatgtacTCGTACTCGGGTTCGAGagagtccgcttgaagaggtggtcacGGGCACGATTCATGTGTTCTTTAGTACGTTCCgcgggagatgtgaacgcaaccgtgctcaaacagTGCAGTGGACCGCTATAAGACGTAATTCTAACCGGCTCCTGATGCTTCAAAAAAACGTTGCATCCGCGCAGCACAGGTTAGCaccgtttcatcctctgagctgcacggtacATGTggacggaggggggggggggggggggtgtcttagCCTCAAATGACTGTGTGTGATATGAATAGCGATGTGTGTCCCCTCTACTCTGAGGAAGCTTTTAAACTCCTTGTTTGGTTTTATCGCCCCAATTTGACTGATTTGATGAATTGTTTGCCTCTGCCTCCGTTTCTTTTTGAAACCCCCAGACCACATCTGATTCACGTTAAAACAAGCTCTAATAAAAGTCTGATAAAGTGAGAGGTGAACAAAGTCTGAGTCATCAGCTAAATGTAACAAGGTGCATCATCTATTTGATTCTGAGTTGGCCCACACTTCTACTTTGTCTTCATAGTTTATGGttgtaacatttcaaaaagagcGACTGGAGAAATGACCCTCATTTATAAATGTTTAGGAAAGGTGATATCTCACCTGCACTGACTCATGCTGCCTCCTACCTCTCCTTCATGGAGGCTATCACACTCTGAACATAGAAGAGATAATAAAGGTgataaatccccccccccccccccgagcttCACCATTTTAATATTTCACGCTGAAGAAAAGGTGGATATGAGGGGTTAAACGCTGCTCGCTACACTGACGGTAGACGAGCTGCTCCACATGGGGTTCTGTATAacagcagaggggggggggggggagttttgGTTGGACGGAGGCCAGTGAAGCGGTCCGTAAACGGGAGGACTCCTTAAGACAGAGCTGAGGCTAGCACGGTCTGGcatgtgaaacacacacacgtcctaCATTGTTGTGTGAGGCTTTGACTCTGTGTAAATCAGAGCAGAGTTATCTGACCTCATGACACTTTTCACTCCTAATACTCCTAATATACGGTGCTGTTCTGCTGCTTCGCTCAATTGACTCTGAGCTTAGGAGCGGATATCTGATTGCGCGTGActtctttaaagttttgttcGAGAGATTGGAGCTGTGGGAGCCGGGAAattaggttgtgtgtgtgtgaaatgaaacTTAGCGAATGTGTCCAGCGTCTCTCAAAAAATCAGTGGTATCACCAGGACGTTTGTTCAGCTAGTACAGTAGATCCGACTGATTccctccctcattttccccttGTTCTTTGAAGCATAGAAGCTTAAGATAATAAGGCTTAAGGGTTGGTTGACTGTTCTGCATTTCATCTAATGTGAACAGGAGGAcagtaaagctttaaaaacagcctatcatcttcttttatttttagagaaaACTACATAAACTCAACACCCCTGGAAGTCTTTTCTTAATATGATTATGAAAGTATTTTAGAACGTTTTAGGACATTAAAAAGTTTCCAGTTGAATTGACAGTTCTGTGTGATTCTTCAGTTTCAGCGAGGACGGCATGGAGGTGATGGAGAGGTTGATATATCTGTTCCGCAAGTTCCACACGTTGAAGATCAGTAACGAAGAATACGCTTGTATGAAAGCCATCAACTTTCTCAaccaaggtaaaaaaaaaattaaaaagtacaaaaatgaGCTTTGCTGTTTCTTCGTCcaaaagtttaattttttttaccgtTTTCACTCACATGACTCTCTTCTCACTTGTTTCACCGCAGATATCCGAGGACTGTCCAACATCTCTCAGCTCGAACAGCTGAACAAGCGTTACTGGTACGTGTGTCAGGACTACACCGAGTACAAGTATCCGCACCAGCCCAAACGCTTCCCTGAGATCATGATGTGTCTCCCAGAGATCCGCTGCATTGCTGGTAAGATTTCTGCCTgctgataaaaataaatcttaaaaaaataaaataaaaatgtactgtACATCCCAATGTAAACCCAATCCCTTTTAGTAGCCTGGTGATGCACGTTTTGACAAATATTGTAAAGACATATTCCTCGCTGTTTGTGGATTAACTACAATTAATGTTATTAAATTATGTAATTAAGTTATTTCCAGCTGTTAATCTACAAACAGCGAGACCTAAGTATTTACAACATAAACAAAGCATTATGATAAGTTTACCAACAGCTACAAACTTAATCGACATCtactgaacaaacaaaaaaaacagtggcaTCTATTGGTGAAGTCTTAAACTACAACACAAGGTATTTTAACGGTAATCTGCTGTTGGATTTATTGAATTATCCCCGCtaacagaaaacaataaatcaaagtcATCGTACTTTTCTGAGGGATGAAATCTATCCTTGAGAATGCTCTGCTGCACCTCGTCATCCCCCAAATTATCCCACCTTTCAAAACgatcaccatgacaaccgtCTTTTGAGGAGGACTTTGCAGCTTTTAGGAGCTAAGTGTAAGGTTAGAGTTATACCTGCACAGTTTAAATGTTAGTAATGCATAAACTCCATACCACAGACTGGCTTTTAATTAGAACATCAAATATAGAAAACGGCATCTTCATATAATGTGATGTGTTGagtttattttctcctttacaCTGACCAACGATAAGAATGCAAATAACTGAAACTATTCAGTGATTTTCTTAACGAAGCAGAGATCTGAGTat
Proteins encoded in this region:
- the nr6a1a gene encoding nuclear receptor subfamily 6 group A member 1-A, with the protein product MNGVQTDWEKHEMDAWEDVPADQRTCLICGDRATGLHYGIISCEGCKGFFKRSICNKRVYRCSRDKNCEMSRKQRNRCQYFESNCVCVYFFIFFNKSFCVFQITEEEIERIMSGQEFKEDAPEHTWGNNGDGYHSSPSNGVSEGNQPSPASTLSSNRSVEWNGYTAALRDQYINTSMSTHYQLLPHLFTYPAQSGLLAPQPRSIYPQSHPLVLQLVAAEDLAPLATPMLIEDGYKVTQVELFALLCRLADELLFRQISWIKKLPFFCELSIEDYTCLLSSTWQELILLSCLTIYSAQIFGDLANVTTAKYTPSDDELQGFSEDGMEVMERLIYLFRKFHTLKISNEEYACMKAINFLNQDIRGLSNISQLEQLNKRYWYVCQDYTEYKYPHQPKRFPEIMMCLPEIRCIAGKLVNVPLEQLPLLFKAVLHSCKSSLTSYRTGPSPCVTTSSGN